From one Streptomyces sp. NBC_01478 genomic stretch:
- a CDS encoding DeoR/GlpR family DNA-binding transcription regulator produces MSENQNLLAEQRRALILDEVRRRGGVRVNELTRKLGVSDMTVRRDLDALARQGVLEKVHGGAVPVVEASTHEPGFEAKSGLELTAKEDIARTAAELVAPGTAIALSGGTTTYALAHHLLEVPDLTVVTNSVRVADVFHAAQRTSGQRQGAATVVLTGGVRTPSDSLVGPVADQAIAALHFDMLFLGVHGISVEAGLSTPNLAEAETNRRLVQSARRVVVVADHTKWGTVGLSSFAALEQVDTLVTDAGLPAEARADISEHVRLVVAGELADGADI; encoded by the coding sequence GTGAGCGAGAATCAGAACCTCCTCGCGGAGCAGCGGCGCGCCCTGATCCTCGACGAGGTCCGGCGCCGCGGTGGCGTCCGCGTCAACGAACTGACCCGCAAGCTAGGCGTGTCGGACATGACCGTGCGCCGCGATCTCGACGCGCTGGCCCGCCAGGGCGTCCTGGAGAAGGTGCACGGCGGAGCGGTCCCGGTCGTCGAGGCGAGCACGCACGAGCCGGGCTTCGAGGCGAAGTCGGGCCTGGAGCTGACCGCCAAGGAGGACATCGCGCGGACCGCCGCGGAGTTGGTGGCGCCGGGCACGGCGATCGCGCTCTCGGGCGGTACGACGACGTACGCGCTCGCGCACCATCTCCTCGAGGTCCCCGATCTCACCGTGGTCACCAACTCGGTACGGGTGGCGGACGTCTTCCACGCGGCGCAGCGCACCTCGGGGCAGCGGCAGGGCGCGGCCACGGTCGTCCTGACCGGCGGAGTGCGCACCCCCTCCGACTCGTTGGTGGGCCCGGTGGCCGACCAGGCGATCGCGGCGCTCCACTTCGACATGCTCTTCCTCGGTGTGCACGGCATATCGGTCGAGGCCGGCCTGTCCACACCGAACCTCGCCGAGGCCGAGACCAACCGCCGGCTCGTGCAGTCCGCGCGGCGGGTCGTGGTCGTCGCCGACCACACCAAGTGGGGGACGGTGGGCCTGAGTTCGTTCGCCGCGCTGGAACAGGTCGACACGCTGGTGACGGACGCGGGGCTGCCGGCCGAGGCGCGGGCGGACATCTCCGAGCATGTACGGCTCGTGGTCGCGGGCGAACTCGCTGACGGGGCAGACATCTGA
- a CDS encoding SRPBCC family protein produces MANHLRPVELDFIGSAPVRLVFTRDMSATPDAVFHALNDDVPGWAEWFAAVTSARSIDDGAGRDIRLKGGGHFRETVIAAKPAEVYAYRVDVTNAPGVRAMAEEWRLIPVGGGTRVQWTFAVDGTAVFRGVVRVARPGLGRAFRDAVTELDRRLVS; encoded by the coding sequence ATGGCCAACCATCTCCGCCCCGTCGAGCTCGACTTCATCGGCTCCGCTCCGGTGCGCCTGGTCTTCACGCGGGACATGTCCGCGACGCCGGACGCGGTCTTCCATGCCCTCAACGACGATGTGCCGGGGTGGGCGGAGTGGTTCGCGGCCGTCACCAGTGCGCGGTCGATCGACGACGGGGCCGGGCGCGACATCCGGCTCAAGGGCGGCGGGCACTTTCGCGAGACGGTGATCGCGGCGAAGCCGGCGGAGGTGTACGCGTATCGGGTCGACGTCACCAATGCGCCGGGCGTGCGTGCGATGGCCGAGGAGTGGCGGCTGATCCCCGTCGGGGGCGGGACTCGGGTTCAGTGGACGTTCGCCGTGGACGGGACCGCGGTGTTCAGGGGGGTTGTGCGGGTGGCTCGGCCTGGATTGGGGCGGGCGTTCAGGGATGCGGTGACGGAGTTGGATCGACGGTTGGTTAGCTAG
- a CDS encoding PLP-dependent cysteine synthase family protein has product MSTTPQALTGATLDVDRSDAGYRSWLKEAVRKVQADANRSADTHLLRFPLPEHWGIDLYLKDESTHPTGSLKHRLARSLFLYGLCNGWIRPTRPVIEASSGSTAVSEAYFAKLVGVPFIAVMPRTTSAEKIRLIEFHGGQCHFVDDPRKMYEESAALATETGGHYMDQFTYAERATDWRGNNNIAESIFRQLELERFPEPAWIVATAGTGGTSATLARYVHYMQHDTRVCVADPENSCFFEGWTTGDPDVTRDCGSRIEGIGRPRMEPSFVPGAIDRMMKVPDAASVAAVRALEQAIGRKAGGSTGTGLWSALKIIAEMVATDQQGSVVTLLCDPGDRYLDKYYSDTWLKAQGLDITPYSKAITSLLATGVWPT; this is encoded by the coding sequence GTGAGCACCACCCCACAGGCCCTGACCGGTGCCACCCTCGACGTCGACCGCAGTGACGCCGGCTACCGGAGCTGGCTGAAAGAAGCCGTCCGCAAGGTCCAGGCCGACGCCAATCGCTCGGCGGACACCCACCTGCTCCGCTTCCCGCTCCCCGAGCACTGGGGCATCGACCTGTACCTGAAGGACGAGTCGACCCACCCGACCGGCAGCCTCAAGCACCGCCTGGCCCGCTCCCTCTTCCTCTACGGCCTCTGCAACGGCTGGATCCGGCCCACCCGCCCGGTGATCGAGGCGTCCAGCGGTTCCACGGCGGTTTCCGAGGCGTACTTCGCCAAGTTGGTCGGGGTCCCCTTCATCGCGGTCATGCCGCGCACGACCAGCGCGGAGAAGATCCGCCTGATCGAATTCCACGGCGGGCAGTGCCACTTCGTGGACGACCCGCGCAAGATGTACGAGGAGTCTGCGGCCCTCGCGACGGAGACCGGCGGCCACTACATGGACCAGTTCACCTACGCGGAACGGGCCACGGACTGGCGCGGCAACAACAACATCGCCGAATCCATCTTCCGCCAACTGGAGTTGGAGCGTTTCCCGGAGCCCGCGTGGATCGTCGCCACGGCCGGTACCGGCGGCACCTCGGCGACCCTCGCGCGCTACGTCCACTACATGCAGCACGACACCCGGGTCTGTGTCGCCGACCCGGAGAACTCCTGTTTCTTCGAGGGCTGGACCACCGGCGATCCGGACGTCACCCGGGACTGCGGTTCCCGCATCGAGGGCATCGGCCGCCCCCGGATGGAACCGAGCTTCGTCCCCGGCGCCATCGACCGCATGATGAAGGTCCCGGACGCGGCCAGCGTCGCCGCCGTGAGAGCACTGGAACAGGCCATCGGCCGCAAGGCGGGCGGCTCCACCGGCACCGGCCTGTGGAGCGCCCTCAAAATCATCGCCGAGATGGTCGCGACAGACCAACAGGGCAGCGTGGTAACCCTGTTGTGCGACCCGGGCGACCGCTATCTGGACAAGTACTACTCGGACACCTGGCTGAAGGCACAGGGCCTGGACATCACCCCGTACAGCAAGGCGATCACCTCGCTGTTGGCAACGGGGGTATGGCCGACCTGA
- a CDS encoding ATP-binding protein encodes MISHPSRHCTVELQALPSRIGQVRRIVSAQLRYWHLDPLIDRAALGVTELLTNVHRHAQPDKTCVVEIEVRLDQLMVSVRDHDPRLPVVGDIDEVSPTATCGRGLAMVAAVSENWGVRPDGESGKVVWFTLSAPAPMPASATAAGRPPRRVAAEKPAHRFVAEVENPVDERRSQHAPARSAVAG; translated from the coding sequence GTGATCAGTCACCCAAGCAGGCACTGCACGGTGGAGCTCCAAGCCCTGCCGTCGCGGATCGGCCAGGTCCGCAGAATCGTATCTGCGCAGTTGCGCTACTGGCATCTGGATCCTCTGATAGACCGGGCCGCGCTCGGTGTCACAGAGCTCCTGACCAACGTCCACCGGCACGCCCAGCCCGACAAGACGTGCGTCGTCGAGATCGAGGTGCGCCTCGACCAGCTCATGGTCTCGGTGCGCGACCACGATCCCCGGCTTCCGGTCGTCGGCGACATCGACGAGGTCTCCCCTACGGCCACCTGTGGGCGCGGGCTCGCGATGGTCGCGGCGGTGAGCGAGAACTGGGGGGTGCGGCCGGACGGTGAGTCCGGGAAAGTCGTGTGGTTCACGCTCAGCGCGCCTGCGCCCATGCCTGCGTCGGCAACCGCGGCGGGGCGGCCACCGCGGCGTGTGGCCGCGGAGAAGCCTGCGCACCGGTTTGTTGCCGAGGTCGAGAATCCCGTCGACGAGCGGCGGTCCCAGCACGCTCCCGCCCGGTCCGCCGTTGCCGGTTGA
- a CDS encoding ABC transporter permease, with protein sequence MNASVRLSMSSLRAHKRRFAGTFLAVFLGVAFLAGTLVMGDTLRANFDTMFGDATSGTDAVVRSADAITAPGESQGVRQPVSTALVKTLDQVPGVAAAAPSIQGAGQLVGSNGEAIGGKGPPTLAGNWITDPELNPYRLAEGRAPARSGEVVVNQGAADKGHLKLGDTTTLRTPDPVKVTIVGLATFGGEDGMAQVTFTGMTQADAEKYLTARPGEASTISVRAGPGISQRQLVDRLTPHLPKGVEAITGQQSAQENTDMISSQFLTVFTTFLLVFSGIALLVATFSIHNTFAIVIAQRTRENALLRALGASRRQVAAATVTEASVVAVTASAAGLAGGIGVAAGLKLLFPAIGFPFPEGDLVIRALSMALPLAVGIVVCLGSALMPAVRAGRTAPLAALRETMVDQSGASRARAVTGATLALLAVAATLTGVLVSPSLLLAGLGAALALIAFVVLGPVASSTAVRVLGSPLDRLRGVTGSLARRNALRSPRRTAATASALMIGVAVVSLFTVFGASLKATMDQTVSRSFAGDVAVSTPSFGAGGSGLSPRLAGAISQLPEVDTAVGLGRGVAEVNGKGRALTVTNPTALARTFDLGRIQGSLRDLGTDGMAITRTEADRQHLTTGSKAQLTFTDGKKQTFTVRAVYGRSELAGDYVITRTAWAPHRTQDSDTLVAVSFKNGVNTAEGKAAVQKTAARYGNPQVQTRHEYAQSSAGGIDMMLTLVYALLALAVLIALLGIANTLTLAIHERTRELGLLRAVGQTRSQLRAMVRWESVLLAAFGTVGGLALGVFLGWVLVKASDGASDSAFAFAIPPVQLVAVALVGVAAGALAGLRPARRAARLDVLRAIATE encoded by the coding sequence GTGAACGCGTCCGTGCGCCTGAGCATGTCCTCCCTGCGAGCCCACAAAAGACGCTTCGCCGGCACGTTCCTCGCCGTGTTCCTCGGGGTCGCCTTCCTCGCCGGGACCCTCGTCATGGGCGACACCCTGCGCGCCAACTTCGACACCATGTTCGGCGACGCGACCAGCGGCACGGACGCCGTGGTCCGCAGCGCCGACGCCATCACGGCACCCGGCGAGAGCCAGGGCGTGCGGCAACCGGTGAGCACGGCCTTGGTGAAGACCCTCGACCAGGTCCCCGGCGTCGCGGCCGCCGCCCCCAGCATCCAGGGCGCGGGCCAACTCGTCGGCTCCAACGGTGAAGCCATCGGCGGCAAGGGCCCGCCCACCCTGGCCGGCAACTGGATCACCGACCCGGAACTCAACCCGTACCGCCTCGCCGAAGGCCGCGCCCCGGCCAGGTCCGGCGAGGTCGTCGTCAACCAAGGTGCCGCCGACAAAGGCCACTTGAAGCTCGGCGACACGACGACCCTGCGCACCCCCGACCCCGTCAAGGTGACGATCGTCGGCCTCGCGACCTTCGGCGGCGAGGACGGCATGGCGCAGGTGACGTTCACCGGGATGACACAGGCCGATGCCGAGAAGTACCTCACCGCGAGGCCGGGCGAGGCATCGACCATCAGCGTGCGCGCGGGCCCCGGCATCAGCCAACGCCAACTGGTCGACCGCCTGACTCCCCACCTCCCGAAGGGAGTTGAGGCGATCACCGGTCAACAGTCGGCCCAAGAGAACACAGACATGATTTCGTCCCAGTTCCTCACCGTCTTCACCACGTTCCTGCTGGTGTTCTCCGGCATCGCCCTGCTGGTGGCGACCTTCTCCATCCACAACACCTTCGCGATCGTCATCGCCCAACGCACCCGCGAGAACGCCCTGTTGCGGGCTCTGGGAGCCTCCCGCCGCCAGGTGGCGGCGGCCACCGTCACCGAGGCGAGTGTCGTCGCGGTGACCGCCTCGGCGGCCGGACTGGCGGGCGGCATCGGGGTCGCGGCCGGACTGAAGCTGCTGTTCCCGGCCATCGGATTCCCGTTCCCCGAGGGCGACTTGGTGATCCGGGCGCTCTCCATGGCCCTGCCCCTGGCGGTAGGAATCGTCGTCTGCCTGGGCTCCGCCCTCATGCCCGCAGTCCGAGCCGGCCGCACCGCGCCCCTGGCCGCACTGCGCGAGACGATGGTGGACCAGTCCGGTGCGTCCCGCGCCCGAGCGGTGACCGGAGCAACCCTCGCACTCCTTGCGGTCGCCGCCACCCTCACCGGCGTACTGGTCTCACCATCCCTGCTGCTGGCGGGACTTGGGGCAGCACTGGCCCTGATCGCCTTCGTAGTCCTCGGCCCCGTGGCCTCCTCCACGGCGGTACGCGTACTGGGCAGCCCCCTCGACCGGCTGCGTGGTGTCACCGGCAGCCTCGCAAGGCGCAACGCCCTGCGCAGCCCTCGCCGGACGGCCGCCACCGCGAGCGCGCTGATGATCGGGGTGGCCGTGGTGTCGCTGTTCACCGTCTTCGGCGCCTCGTTGAAGGCGACGATGGACCAGACGGTGTCCCGGTCCTTCGCCGGTGACGTAGCCGTCAGCACCCCGTCCTTCGGCGCGGGCGGCAGCGGACTGAGCCCCCGACTCGCCGGGGCGATAAGCCAGTTGCCCGAGGTGGACACGGCAGTGGGACTCGGCCGCGGAGTAGCCGAAGTGAACGGCAAGGGACGGGCGTTGACGGTCACGAACCCCACCGCCCTGGCCCGCACCTTCGACCTGGGCAGGATCCAGGGCTCCCTCCGCGACCTGGGCACGGACGGCATGGCCATCACCAGGACAGAGGCCGACCGCCAGCACCTCACCACCGGCAGCAAGGCCCAACTCACCTTCACCGACGGCAAGAAACAGACCTTCACCGTCCGCGCGGTCTACGGCCGTTCCGAACTCGCAGGCGACTACGTCATCACCCGCACCGCCTGGGCCCCCCACCGCACCCAGGACTCCGACACGCTGGTGGCCGTCTCCTTCAAGAACGGCGTGAACACGGCCGAGGGCAAGGCGGCCGTCCAGAAGACCGCAGCACGCTACGGCAACCCACAAGTCCAGACCCGCCACGAATACGCGCAGTCCTCGGCCGGAGGCATCGACATGATGCTGACCCTCGTCTACGCCCTGCTAGCCCTGGCGGTCCTGATCGCCCTCCTCGGCATCGCCAACACGCTGACCCTGGCGATCCACGAACGCACCCGCGAACTGGGCCTGTTGAGGGCGGTAGGCCAGACCCGTTCCCAACTCCGGGCGATGGTCCGCTGGGAGTCGGTCCTGCTGGCCGCCTTCGGCACGGTCGGCGGCCTCGCCCTGGGTGTCTTCCTGGGCTGGGTCCTGGTCAAGGCCTCGGACGGCGCGAGCGACAGTGCCTTCGCCTTCGCGATCCCACCCGTACAACTCGTCGCGGTGGCCCTGGTAGGCGTAGCGGCAGGGGCACTTGCGGGCCTGCGCCCAGCACGACGGGCGGCACGCCTGGACGTACTGAGGGCGATCGCCACCGAGTGA
- a CDS encoding ABC transporter ATP-binding protein produces MTTATTTRTAARVVDAVKVYGVGDTAVRALDGVSVDFPAGRFTAIMGPSGSGKSTLMHCAAGLDTLTSGAAHIGDTELGALDDRRLTLLRRDRVGFVFQAFNLIPTLTVAENITLPLDLSGARGDQEWIDELIDIVGLRDRLHHRPSELSGGQQQRVAVARAFAGRPEVVFADEPTGNLDSRSGGEVLGLLRRAVRQTDRTVVMVTHDPVAAAHADEVVFLADGRLVDRMESPTADKVLDRLKAFEVRS; encoded by the coding sequence ATGACCACCGCGACCACCACCCGCACGGCCGCGCGGGTCGTCGACGCCGTCAAGGTCTACGGCGTCGGCGACACCGCCGTACGCGCCCTGGACGGGGTGAGCGTCGACTTCCCGGCCGGCCGCTTCACCGCGATCATGGGCCCCTCGGGCTCCGGCAAATCCACCTTGATGCACTGCGCGGCCGGACTCGACACCCTCACCTCCGGCGCCGCCCACATCGGCGACACGGAACTCGGCGCGCTCGACGACCGGCGCCTCACCCTCCTCCGCCGCGACCGCGTCGGCTTCGTCTTCCAGGCCTTCAACCTGATCCCCACGCTGACCGTCGCGGAGAACATCACCCTGCCGTTGGACCTCTCCGGAGCCAGGGGCGACCAGGAGTGGATCGACGAGCTCATCGACATCGTCGGTCTCCGCGACCGCCTCCACCACCGCCCCTCGGAACTCTCCGGCGGCCAGCAGCAACGCGTCGCCGTGGCAAGGGCGTTCGCCGGCCGCCCCGAGGTCGTCTTCGCCGACGAACCGACCGGCAACCTGGACTCCCGCTCCGGCGGCGAGGTTCTCGGCCTGCTCCGCCGTGCCGTACGGCAGACGGACCGCACGGTCGTGATGGTGACCCACGACCCGGTGGCCGCCGCCCACGCGGACGAGGTCGTCTTCCTCGCCGACGGACGACTGGTGGACCGTATGGAATCCCCCACGGCCGACAAGGTGTTGGACCGCCTCAAGGCCTTCGAGGTGAGGTCGTGA